One Oncorhynchus nerka isolate Pitt River unplaced genomic scaffold, Oner_Uvic_2.0 unplaced_scaffold_4209, whole genome shotgun sequence genomic window, TTTTCTCTCCCttactttcttctctctccttacttctctctccccctctactctctcctcttactTTCTTCCTACTTACTCTCTCTCAGGAACGGTTGCAGAGCTACAGTCGTACCTATGATCTCTCCCGTTCTGAACGGTCCAAAGTCCAGGCCCTGGCTGTCACCATGGCGAAAGACGGACAGCCACTGGAGCAAATCGGAGAGCTGCTGGGCATCGCTGTGGGCAACCTGGACCTGTCAATCAAAACCGTTCTGCAGGTGGCCGTGGAGAATGTAGTCTCTGCCCTCAGGTATAAACTCCTCATTTtacctcatctctctcgctctctctctctagtctggtgtatatagtctggtgtatatagtctggtgtatatagtctggtgtatatagtctggtgtatatagtctggtgtatatagtctagtgtatatagtctagtgtatatagtccAGTGTATATAGTCCGGTGTATATAGTCTGCGTAGTCGTATATAGTCCGGTGTATATAGTCCAGTGTATAGGATAGTCCGGTGcatatagtctggtgtatatagtccaGTGTATATAGTCCGGTGTATATAGTCCAGTGTATATAGTCCGGTGTATATAGTccagtgtatatagtctggtgtatatagtctggtgtatatagtctagtgtatatagtccAGGTCGTATATAGtccagtgtatatagtctagtgtatatagtccAGTGTATATAGTCCTAGTGTATATAGTCCGGTGTATAggatagtctggtgtatatagtctagtgtatatagtctagtgtataggatagtctggtgtatatagtctggtgtatatagt contains:
- the LOC135566556 gene encoding NBAS subunit of NRZ tethering complex-like; its protein translation is MKRGMKALRQLREKSRKRGVDDVESDRSDTSSFDHALSHLQQSLAHLDTLGHSFILSLKDSNQERLQSYSRTYDLSRSERSKVQALAVTMAKDGQPLEQIGELLGIAVGNLDLSIKTVLQVAVENVVSALRYKLLILPHLSRSLSL